The following coding sequences lie in one Arachis ipaensis cultivar K30076 chromosome B03, Araip1.1, whole genome shotgun sequence genomic window:
- the LOC107628732 gene encoding uracil-DNA glycosylase, mitochondrial isoform X1, translated as MSSSSAPSKTLMDFFQPPSKRIKTTPTSLLIPNSNDASGSSASLSVDQKSRVDYNKHLAKSKRNLKICLDKVSNSKGFVKLEELLVEDTWLEALSGELQKPYSLSLSKFVESEICNSNIDAVYPPSHLIFNALNSTPFDRVKAVILGQDPYHGPGQAMGLSFSVPEGVKVPSSLVNIFKELKEDLGCSVPRHGNLEKWAVQGVLLLNTVLTVRKHQANSHAKKGWEQFTDAVIKTISQKREGVVFLLWGNSAREKSRLIDATKHHILQAAHPSGLSANRGFFGCRHFSRTNQLLEKRGIDPIDWQL; from the exons ATGTCTTCTTCTTCGGCCCCCTCCAAAACCCTAATGGATTTCTTCCAACCACCTTCCAAACGAATCAAAACCACTCCCACTTCACTCTTAATCCCCAACTCCAACGACGCCAGTGGCTCCTCCGCCTCACTCTCCGTTGACCAGAAATCACGCGTCGATTACAACAAGCACCTCGCAAAATCCAAGCGCAACCTCAAAATATGCCTCGATAAGGTCTCCAACTCCAAAG GTTTTGTGAAACTGGAGGAGCTGCTGGTAGAGGACACGTGGTTGGAAGCACTCTCTGGTGAGCTCCAGAAACCTTATTCACTGAGCCTCTCAAAGTTTGTTGAATCTGAGATTTGCAATAGCAACATTGATGCTGTGTATCCGCCTTCTCACCTCATCTTCAATGCTCTTAACTCTACCCCTTTCGATAGGGTTAAGGCCGTTATCCTTGGACAG GACCCTTATCATGGACCTGGTCAAGCAATGGGCCTTTCATTCTCAGTCCCTGAGGGTGTGAAAGTTCCTTCCAGTTTGGTAAATATATTTAAGGAACTCAAAGAAGATCTTGGTTGTTCAGTTCCACGTCATGGAAATCTAGAAAAATGGGCTGTACAG GGTGTTCTCTTACTTAATACCGTACTCACAG TCAGGAAACATCAAGCAAACTCTCATGCAAAAAAGGGATGGGAACAATTTACTGATGCTGTTATCAAAACAATCTCACAGAAAAGGGAAGGCGTTGTCTTTCTGTTGTGGGGCAACTCTGCTCGGGAGAAATCTAG GTTAATTGATGCAACAAAACATCATATACTTCAAGCTGCACATCCTTCTGGTTTGTCTGCAAATAGAGGCTTCTTTGGGTGCAG GCACTTCTCTCGCACAAACCAGCTTCTGGAGAAAAGGGGCATAGATCCCATAGATTGGCAACTATAA
- the LOC107628732 gene encoding uracil-DNA glycosylase, mitochondrial isoform X2, giving the protein MSSSSAPSKTLMDFFQPPSKRIKTTPTSLLIPNSNDASGSSASLSVDQKSRVDYNKHLAKSKRNLKICLDKVSNSKGFVKLEELLVEDTWLEALSGELQKPYSLSLSKFVESEICNSNIDAVYPPSHLIFNALNSTPFDRVKAVILGQDPYHGPGQAMGLSFSVPEGVKVPSSLVNIFKELKEDLGCSVPRHGNLEKWAVQGVLLLNTVLTVRKHQANSHAKKGWEQFTDAVIKTISQKREGVVFLLWGNSAREKSRHFSRTNQLLEKRGIDPIDWQL; this is encoded by the exons ATGTCTTCTTCTTCGGCCCCCTCCAAAACCCTAATGGATTTCTTCCAACCACCTTCCAAACGAATCAAAACCACTCCCACTTCACTCTTAATCCCCAACTCCAACGACGCCAGTGGCTCCTCCGCCTCACTCTCCGTTGACCAGAAATCACGCGTCGATTACAACAAGCACCTCGCAAAATCCAAGCGCAACCTCAAAATATGCCTCGATAAGGTCTCCAACTCCAAAG GTTTTGTGAAACTGGAGGAGCTGCTGGTAGAGGACACGTGGTTGGAAGCACTCTCTGGTGAGCTCCAGAAACCTTATTCACTGAGCCTCTCAAAGTTTGTTGAATCTGAGATTTGCAATAGCAACATTGATGCTGTGTATCCGCCTTCTCACCTCATCTTCAATGCTCTTAACTCTACCCCTTTCGATAGGGTTAAGGCCGTTATCCTTGGACAG GACCCTTATCATGGACCTGGTCAAGCAATGGGCCTTTCATTCTCAGTCCCTGAGGGTGTGAAAGTTCCTTCCAGTTTGGTAAATATATTTAAGGAACTCAAAGAAGATCTTGGTTGTTCAGTTCCACGTCATGGAAATCTAGAAAAATGGGCTGTACAG GGTGTTCTCTTACTTAATACCGTACTCACAG TCAGGAAACATCAAGCAAACTCTCATGCAAAAAAGGGATGGGAACAATTTACTGATGCTGTTATCAAAACAATCTCACAGAAAAGGGAAGGCGTTGTCTTTCTGTTGTGGGGCAACTCTGCTCGGGAGAAATCTAG GCACTTCTCTCGCACAAACCAGCTTCTGGAGAAAAGGGGCATAGATCCCATAGATTGGCAACTATAA
- the LOC107628731 gene encoding delta(24)-sterol reductase, protein MSDLEAPLRPKRKKVWVDYLVQFRWILVIFVVLPISFTIYFLIYLGDVRSEWKSYKTRQKEHDENVKKVIKRLKQRNPSKDGLVCTARKPWIAVGMRNVDYKRARHFEVDLSAFRNILEIDKERMIARVEPLVNMGQISRATVPMNLSLAVVAELDDLTVGGLINGYGIEGSSHLYGLFSDTVVAYEIVLADGRLVRATKDNEYSDLFYAIPWSQGTLGLLVAAEIRLIPVKEYMKLTYKPVVGNLQDIAQAYADSLAPRDGDQDNPEKVPDFVETMVYSPTQAVCMTGKYASKEEAKKKGNKINSVGWWFKPWFYQHAETALKKGTFVEYIPTREYYHRHTRCLYWEGKLILPFADQFWFRFLFGWLMPPKVSLLKATQGEAIRNYYHDMHVIQDMLVPLYKVGNALEWVHREMEVYPIWLCPHKLYKLPVKTMVYPEPGFELHRRQGDTQTAQMYTDVGVYYAPGPVLRGEVFDGAEAVRKMEAWLIENHGFQPQYAVSELNEKNFWRMFDAGLYEHCRRKYGAVGTFMSVYYKSKKGRKTEKEVQEAEQAHLENAYAEVDQPTD, encoded by the exons ATGTCTGATCTTGAGGCTCCCTTGCGTCCGAAGAGGAAGAAGGTTTGGGTGGACTATCTTGTTCAGTTTCGATGGATTCTTGTCATTTTCGTAGTCCTTCCCATTTCCTTCACTATTTATTTTCTTATATACCTTGGGGATGTAAGATCTGAGTGGAAGTCATATAAGACACGCCAGAAGGAGCACGATGAGAATGTAAAGAAGGTCATCAAACGTCTCAAGCAGAGGAATCCATCCAAGGATGGTCTGGTATGCACAGCTCGTAAACCATGGATTGCAGTTGGGATGCGAAATGTTGACTATAAGAGGGCTCGTCATTTTGAAGTTGATCTATCTGCTTTCAGAAACATTCTTGAAATCGACAAGGAGCGAATGATTGCAAGAGTGGAACCCTTAGTCAACATGGGCCAGATCTCGAGAGCAACCGTCCCAATGAATCTCTCCCTTGCAGTTGTTGCTGAGCTTGATGATCTCACTGTTGGTGGccttattaatggttatggaattgAAGGAAGCTCCCATTTATATGGCCTGTTCTCTGACACTGTTGTAGCCTATGAAATTGTTTTGGCAGATGGAAGGCTTGTTAGAGCCACCAAGGACAATGAATACTCTGATCTGTTTTATGCTATTCCATGGTCCCAGGGAACACTTGGGCTTCTTGTTGCTGCTGAGATTAGACTTATTCCTGTTAAGGAGTACATGAAACTAACTTACAAACCTGTTGTTGGTAACTTGCAAGACATTGCACAAGCATATGCCGATTCTTTAGCACCGAGAGATGGAGACCAGGATAACCCAGAGAAGGTGCCAGATTTTGTTGAAACAATGGTTTATTCACCAACCCAGGCTGTCTGCATGACAGGGAAGTATGCTTCAAAAGAAGAGGCCAAGAAGAAGGGGAATAAGATCAACAGTGTAGGATGGTGGTTTAAACCCTGGTTCTATCAACATGCAGAGACTGCACTGAAGAAAGGAACATTTGTTGAGTACATTCCCACTAGGGAATATTACCACAGGCATACGAGGTGTTTGTACTGGGAGGGAAAGCTTATTCTCCCATTTGCTGACCAATTTTGGTTTAGGTTTCTCTTTGGTTGGTTGATGCCACCCAAAGTGTCTCTGCTCAAGGCAACTCAAGGTGAAGCTATAAGGAACTATTACCACGACATGCATGTCATTCAAGACATGCTTGTTCCTTTATACAAAGTTGGAAATGCATTAGAATGGGTTCACCGTGAGATGGAG GTGTATCCTATTTGGCTATGCCCACACAAACTGTACAAGTTGCCTGTGAAAACTATGGTTTACCCGGAACCAGGTTTTGAACTACACCGTAGGCAAGGAGATACACAAACTGCTCAAATGTACACAGACGTGGGAGTTTACTATGCACCAGGTCCTGTTTTGAGGGGTGAGGTATTTGATGGTGCTGAAGCTGTTCGCAAGATGGAGGCATGGTTGATCGAGAATCATGGTTTCCAGCCGCAATATGCTGTGTCCGAGCTGAACGAGAAGAACTTCTGGAGGATGTTTGATGCTGGTCTCTATGAGCATTGTAGGAGGAAGTATGGAGCTGTTGGAACCTTTATGAGTGTGTACTACAAATCAAAAAAGGGTCGGAAGACCGAAAAGGAGGTACAAGAAGCCGAGCAAGCACACCTTGAAAATGCTTATGCTGAAGTTGATCAACCAACGGACTGa
- the LOC107628730 gene encoding tricalbin-3: MILRPPSSASFFQFLQASCPCSNEADSKAFLLPFPFSSRRRRKRFLANFGHRKFRRRWTLRLCAIPPEASNRNWNPELVNSAARGAKGYVLKRVSSELEQGNEFNHHQGSQQSQQHVQLGSNFTNFQEDPLVDKLRTQLGVIHPIPSPPINRNVAGLFVFFFFVGVVFDKLWTSRRRNNKVNSVDSLRGVWPQVPTSFSLFLEKDLQRKESVEWVNMVLGKLWKVYRGGIENWIIGLLQPVIDNLKKPDYVERVEIKQFSLGDEPLSVRNVERRTSRRVNDLQYQIGLRYTGGARMLLMLSLKFGIIPIVVPVGVRDFDIDGELWVKLRLIPTEPWVGAVQWAFVSLPKIKFELSPFRLFNLMAIPVLSMFLTKLLTVDLPRLFVRPKKIVLDFQKGKAVGPVAVNTKSGEVQEGNKDSIGELSVTLVDARKLSYIFYGKTDPYVVLNLGDQVIRSKKNSQTTVFGPPGMPIWNQDFHMLVNNPKKQKLSIQVKDSLGFADFTIGTGEVDLSSLKDTVPTDRIVTLQGGWGFLGKGSSGEILLRLTYKAYVEDEEDDKAEMDATDMYASDDELSDLDDGIVADARNEIDSMYDTDKESFMDVLAALIVSEEFQGIVASETGFTKVSDNVTKIGSKAPTSSSPSPSPSPLPVASSESNPSTSDRSEGFGGSALFWLSVITGIALLIAISMEGSSLFNP; encoded by the exons ATGATTCTTCGGCCACCTTCTTCTGCGAGCTTCTTCCAGTTCTTGCAGGCTTCTTGTCCCTGCAGCAATGAAGCTGATTCCAAAGCTTTTCTTCTTCCATTCCCCTTCTCATCCAGAAGGCGCAGAAAACGCTTCCTCGCCAATTTCGGTCACCGGAAGTTCCGAAGGCGATGGACTCTTCGCCTTTGCGCCATCCCTCCCGAAGCTTCTAACCGCAATTGGAACCCGGAACTTGTCAACTCCGCCGCAAGAGGCGCCAAAGGTTATGTGTTGAAGCGAGTTTCGAGCGAATTGGAGCAAGGGAACGAGTTCAACCACCACCAAGGGTCGCAACAATCGCAGCAGCATGTTCAGTTGGGTTCCAACTTCACAAATTTCCAGGAGGATCCTCTTGTTGATAAGCTCAGAACTCAATTAGGAGTAATTCACCCGATTCCGTCGCCGCCAATTAACCGCAACGTTGCTGGTTTGTTCGTGTTCTTCTTCTTTGTAGGTGTTGTGTTTGATAAATTGTGGACTTCAAGAAGGAGGAACAATAAGGTTAACAGTGTGGATAGCTTGCGTGGCGTGTGGCCTCAG GTGCCCACCAGCTTCTCCTTGTTTCTGGAGAAGGACCTTCAGAGGAAAGAGTCGGTGGAATGGGTGAACATGGTGTTGGGGAAGTTGTGGAAGGTGTATAGAGGTGGGATAGAGAACTGGATTATTGGATTGCTTCAGCCTGTAATTGATAACTTGAAGAAGCCTGATTATGTGGAGAGGGTTGAGATTAAGCAATTCTCGTTGGGGGATGAGCCGTTGTCGGTTAGGAATGTTGAACGGAGGACTTCTCGTCGGGTGAATGATCTGCA GTACCAGATTGGTCTTAGGTATACTGGTGGAGCTCGCATGCTATTAATGCTTTCTCTAAAGTTTGGCATTATTCCAATTGTTGTGCCTGTTGGTGTTAGAGATTTTGATATTGATGGTGAGCTTTGGGTGAAATTGCGACTAATACCAACAGAACCTTGGGTAGGAGCTGTTCAGTGGGCTTTTGTTTCACTTCCAAAAATCAAGTTCGAATTGTCTCCATTCCGTTTGTTCAACTTGATGG CAATTCCAGTTCTCTCAAT GTTTTTGACTAAACTTCTCACGGTAGATTTACCTAGACTATTTGTACGCCCAAAGAAAATTGTTTTGGATTTCCAGAAGGGAAAAGCTGTTGGTCCTGTTGCTGTTAATACTAAATCTGGAGAAGTACAAGAAGGAAACAAGGATTCTATTGGAGAACTTTCAGTTACTCTTGTGGATGCCCGAAAGCTTTCTTATATCTTCTATG GCAAGACAGATCCTTATGTTGTTCTTAACCTTGGAGATCAAGTCATACGAAGCAAGAAGAACAGTCAAACAACTGTATTTGGGCCCCCTGGAATGCCAATTTGGAATCAG GATTTTCATATGCTTGTCAACAATCCTAAAAAGCAGAAGTTAAGCATCCAAGTAAAGGACTCTCTAGGGTTTGCAGATTTCACTATTGGTACAGGAGAA GTTGATTTGAGCTCTCTGAAAGACACCGTTCCTACGGATAGAATTGTTACTTTACAAGGAGGTTGGGGATTTTTGGGAAAGGGTTCTTCCGGGGAGATATTACTACGGTTGACATATAAAGCATATGTGGAGGATGAGGAAGATGACAAGGCTGAGATGGATGCTACTGATATGTATGCATCAGATGATGAATTGTCTGATTTAGATGATGGCATTGTCGCTGATGCGAGGAATGAAATAGATTCTATGTATGACACAGACAAAGAGTCATTTATGGATGTTTTGGCTGCACTAATTGTAAGTGAAGAATTCCAAGGGATTGTAGCATCTGAAACAGGATTTACCAAAGTTTCGGACAATGTTACAAAGATAGGTTCGAAAGCACCAACTTcgtcatcaccatcaccatcaccatcaccattgcCTGTTGCTAGTTCTGAATCAAATCCTTCTACCTCTGATCGTTCTGAAGGCTTTGGAG GTTCAGCCTTGTTCTGGCTTTCTGTGATTACTGGCATAGCATTACTAATTGCTATCAGTATGGAGGGTTCAAGTTTGTTCAATCCTTAA